Below is a genomic region from Paenibacillus rhizovicinus.
AGGTCGCCTCGTCGTCGATAACGTCTACGAGAGCATGACCTATTACCCGCATCATTCCGATGAGCTGACGGTCGTGCGCAATTCGATATTCGGCGGGATGAAAGGATTCGACGACACGTTCGATCAACGGATCGGCTGTTTTATCGAAGAGCTCAAGAAAGGCGTTAAACCGCAGGAAATTACCGCATCAGGAGCGGACGCGCTCGCGGCCCAGGAAGTCATCGAGGCGGCCATCCGGTCGCAGCAGCTTGGGGGCGCTCCCGTTACAGTCCCTTCGTAGGGATGCTTCAGGAGAGATGGAGGAGAGCATATAATGAACAACAGTCATGGCGCGGTACTTTGGTTCACCGGCTTGTCGGGCGCCGGCAAGACGACAACGGCATCCGCCGTTCTGCAGAAGCTGCTCGAGCGCGGCCGCCGCGCGGAGCTGCTCGACGGCGACGAGATCCGGACCGTCATCTGCAAAGGGCTTGGCTTCAGCATGGAAGACCGTTTCGAGAACGTGAGACGGATCGCCTATATCGCCAATCTGCTGTCGCGCAACGGCGTCGACGTGCTGGTCTCGGCCATCAGTCCATACCGGGCGATGCGGGCTTACGCACAAGAACAGATCCCCGATTTCGTCGAAGTCTATGTCAGCTGTCCGCTTCACGTCTGCGAAATGCGCGACGTGAAG
It encodes:
- the cysC gene encoding adenylyl-sulfate kinase; this encodes MNNSHGAVLWFTGLSGAGKTTTASAVLQKLLERGRRAELLDGDEIRTVICKGLGFSMEDRFENVRRIAYIANLLSRNGVDVLVSAISPYRAMRAYAQEQIPDFVEVYVSCPLHVCEMRDVKGLYAKARSGEIQHFTGVSDPYEEPLNPNITLCTSSAPLDENVQTVLAYLDQKKHRFHHQPGKDAI